A genomic region of Alligator mississippiensis isolate rAllMis1 chromosome 4, rAllMis1, whole genome shotgun sequence contains the following coding sequences:
- the AMDHD1 gene encoding probable imidazolonepropionase, whose translation MAGEQRLLLDNARQLVLVCARGETHLARGGARGLAVLEAASAVVGRDGCIKAVGPVDAIRRQFSETSFEKIIDCSGKCVLPGLVDAHTHPIWAGDRVHEFAMKLAGASYMDIHQAGGGIHFTVEHTQKASEEELFNTFKHRLLRMISAGTTLVECKSGYGLNLETELKMLRVIERAKRLLDISISSTYCGAHSVPKGKNVTEATDDIINNHLPKLKELDLSGEIHVNNIDVFCEKGVFDLNSTRRILQAGKDIGLQINFHGDELHPMKAAELGAELGAQAISHLEEISDEGIAAMAKAKCAAVLLPTTAYMLRLKQPQARKMLQEGVIVALGSDFNPNAYCFSMPMVMHLACVNMKMSMNEALAAATINAAYALGRSHTHGSIEIGKQGDFIVINSSRWEHLIYQFGGHQELIEYVIVKGKVVYKNERVMGY comes from the exons ATGGCCGGGGAGCAGCGGCTGCTGCTGGACAACGCGCGGCAGCTCGTGCTCGTGTGCGCGCGCGGGGAGACGCACCTGGCGCGGGGCGGCGCGCGGGGCCTGGCCGTGCTGGAGGCCGCCAGCGCCGTGGTGGGCAG AGATGGCTGCATAAAAGCTGTAGGCCCTGTTGATGCTATTCGCAGGCAGTTTTCAGAAACatcatttgaaaaaataattgaCTGTTCTGGGAAATGCGTATTGCCAG gtttaGTAGATGCTCATACACATCCAATATGGGCTGGGGACAGGGTCCATGAGTTTGCAATGAAG CTGGCAGGTGCTTCCTATATGGATattcaccaagctgggggaggaaTACATTTTACTGTGGAACACACCCAGAAAGCCTCAGAAGAAGAGCTGTTCAATACCTTCAAACACCGACTGTTACGTATGATCAGTGCAGGAACCACTTTGGTTGAGTGTAAGAGTGGATATGGGTTAAACCTCGAAACAGAACTTAAAATGCTCAGAGTGATTGAACGGGCTAAACGGTTACTGGACATCAGCATCTCCTCGACATACTGTGGAGCTCATTCTGTGCCTaa aGGGAAAAATGTTACTGAAGCCACAGATGACATTATCAATAACCATCTCCCTAAACTGAAGGAACTTGACCTAAGTGGTGAAATCCATGTTAACAATATAGATGTGTTCTGTGAGAAGGGAGTCTTTGATCTAAATTCTACCAGAAGAATTCTTCAGGCTGGAAAAGATATAGGGTTACAGATTAACTTCCATggtgatgaacttcatccaatgAAAGCTGCAGAG CTTGGAGCTGAATTAGGAGCACAAGCTATAAGCCATCTGGAAGAAATTAGTGATGAAGGCATCGCTGCTATGGCAAAGGCTAAGTGTGCAGCTGTCCTTTTACCAACTACTGCCTACATGCTGAG acTGAAACAACCTCAGGCTAGAAAAATGTTACAAGAAGGCGTTATTGTTGCTCTTGGCAGTGATTTTAATCCTAATGCATACTGCTTTTCTATG CCCATGGTAATGCATTTGGCCTGTGTAAATATGAAAATGTCAATGAATGAAGCATTAGCAGCTGCCACCATTAATGCAGCTTATGCTTTGGGAAGATCCCATACACATGGCTCCATAGAGATTGGCAAACAAGGTGATTTTATTGTCATTAATTCATCAAG GTGGGAGCACTTGATTTACCAGTTTGGGGGACATCAAGAATTGATTGAATATGTTATTGTTAAAGGAAAAGTCGTGTATAAAAATGAAAGAGTTATGGGCTACTAA